The following proteins are co-located in the Nocardia bhagyanarayanae genome:
- a CDS encoding TIGR03086 family metal-binding protein produces MSTTFEGNAGTTESNERLRRLHAEAVRLCAEVVSRVDADQLGSETPCAGWDLRALLAHMATQDRGFAGAARGAEDPGAWEVRIAADPVADYLAAAAEVAAAFAEPDVFERSVLLPELSSEHRFPAATAIRFHLVDSVVHAWDVARSIGEKIDPGQELALIALEIAEAVPDGPFRSQPGAAFAPVVAGGDSGSIMDRVLRQLGRSPEWEPTASRA; encoded by the coding sequence ATGAGTACGACATTCGAAGGAAATGCCGGCACGACCGAATCGAACGAGCGGCTCCGCCGGCTGCACGCCGAGGCCGTCCGGCTGTGCGCGGAAGTTGTCTCGCGCGTGGACGCCGACCAGCTGGGGTCCGAAACGCCTTGCGCGGGATGGGATTTGCGCGCTCTGCTGGCGCATATGGCCACCCAGGACCGCGGCTTCGCGGGAGCGGCGCGGGGTGCCGAGGATCCCGGCGCGTGGGAGGTGCGAATCGCGGCGGATCCGGTCGCCGACTACCTGGCCGCCGCGGCCGAGGTCGCCGCCGCCTTCGCCGAGCCCGACGTCTTCGAGCGCAGCGTGTTGCTGCCGGAACTGTCCAGCGAGCATCGGTTTCCCGCCGCGACCGCCATCCGGTTCCACCTGGTCGACAGCGTCGTGCACGCGTGGGACGTGGCGCGCTCGATCGGCGAGAAGATCGACCCGGGCCAGGAGTTGGCGCTGATCGCGCTCGAGATCGCGGAGGCGGTTCCCGACGGGCCCTTCCGATCGCAGCCGGGCGCGGCGTTCGCGCCGGTGGTCGCCGGGGGCGATTCGGGTTCGATCATGGATCGGGTGTTGCGGCAGCTCGGCCGCTCGCCCGAGTGGGAGCCGACCGCATCGCGCGCGTGA
- a CDS encoding MarR family winged helix-turn-helix transcriptional regulator: MPDPDRPDLAAMVVPLGRALVAAELPVLERNGLTMWAYGVLLGLEREPVYTQAALAKAIGADKTRIIGVLDDLQRRGLIERAPDPADRRVNLVSLTGEGEAVRARAQREIREQEDELLAALPQADRKAFLRALHTLWSNATAARDS, from the coding sequence ATGCCAGACCCCGACCGACCGGATCTCGCGGCGATGGTCGTGCCGCTCGGCCGCGCCCTCGTCGCCGCGGAACTGCCCGTCCTGGAACGCAACGGCCTCACCATGTGGGCCTACGGAGTGCTGCTCGGCCTGGAACGGGAGCCGGTGTACACCCAGGCCGCGCTGGCCAAGGCCATCGGCGCGGACAAGACCCGGATCATCGGCGTCCTCGACGACCTGCAACGCCGCGGCCTCATCGAACGCGCCCCCGACCCCGCCGACCGGCGCGTCAACCTCGTCTCGCTCACCGGGGAAGGCGAGGCGGTCCGCGCCCGCGCCCAGCGCGAGATCCGCGAACAAGAGGACGAACTGCTGGCGGCACTCCCCCAGGCGGATCGCAAAGCGTTTCTCCGTGCGCTGCACACCCTGTGGTCGAACGCCACCGCCGCGCGGGACTCGTAG
- a CDS encoding metallophosphoesterase gives MILVAQVSDTHFDLGARNAERVERVMAFLADLRRKPDAILVTGDITDSGKAEQYAEARVALAADIPVYPMPGNHDDRANFRTALLGEPAATTPINNAHRIGELTVALLDSSVPGEAGGALSEETYDWLGGVLADAPADGPILLAMHHPPVHLHSPIIDGITLADPERLAALVAGDERILGVLTGHAHSAATTTFGGRPLLVAPSTASVLGGEWELELPHHVMDYAPDPAVALHVIDENHNLTTHFRPVPMGGYLGVQPD, from the coding sequence ATGATCCTGGTGGCTCAGGTCAGCGATACACACTTCGATCTCGGCGCCCGCAACGCCGAACGCGTCGAGCGGGTCATGGCCTTCCTGGCCGACCTACGCCGCAAACCCGACGCCATCCTGGTGACCGGCGACATCACCGACTCCGGCAAGGCCGAGCAGTACGCCGAGGCGCGCGTCGCGCTGGCCGCCGACATCCCCGTCTATCCGATGCCGGGCAACCACGACGACCGCGCCAACTTCCGCACCGCGCTGCTCGGTGAACCGGCCGCGACCACCCCGATCAACAACGCCCACCGGATCGGTGAATTGACTGTCGCCCTGCTGGATTCGAGCGTGCCCGGCGAGGCGGGCGGCGCGCTGAGCGAGGAGACCTACGACTGGCTGGGCGGCGTGCTCGCCGACGCGCCCGCCGACGGACCGATCCTGCTCGCCATGCACCATCCGCCGGTGCACCTGCACAGCCCGATCATCGACGGCATCACCCTCGCCGACCCCGAGCGCCTCGCCGCGCTGGTGGCCGGGGACGAGCGCATCCTCGGCGTGCTCACCGGGCACGCCCACTCCGCGGCGACGACGACGTTCGGCGGCCGCCCGCTGCTGGTCGCGCCGAGCACGGCCTCGGTGCTCGGCGGCGAATGGGAGCTCGAATTGCCGCACCACGTCATGGATTACGCGCCGGACCCGGCGGTCGCGCTGCACGTCATCGACGAGAACCACAATCTGACTACGCATTTCCGGCCGGTCCCGATGGGCGGCTATCTCGGCGTTCAGCCGGACTGA
- a CDS encoding AraC family transcriptional regulator encodes MERVLATGIRDWNFPRGIASVALMVGYAGEHGVPAARMLAGTGLTEPLLRDPDAQIDAHTELAVIRNLVREADAPALGVELGRRYRITTFGIFGFACVSSPTLGEAISFALRFLDLSFTFCLPVAHWEAGEFVARVHDESVPADVRQFLVERDVTAMYQVMSDLLGRPVPLLRAEFRFAEPEYADRMTEVLGVRPGFGRPHNVFTIDPEMLEQPLPQANEHTWAMCLAQCRQLVDRRRARTGIAAEVRELLVPGGADGFAAPPGIDLVARELNMSTRTLRRHLDAVGTSYRALLDEVRRALAEEMLTATPLSVSDVAIRLGYAESSTFIYAFKRWTGVTPAAYRRERISLR; translated from the coding sequence GTGGAGCGGGTGCTGGCTACCGGAATCCGCGACTGGAACTTCCCGCGCGGCATCGCCAGCGTGGCCCTGATGGTGGGGTACGCGGGCGAGCACGGTGTGCCCGCGGCACGGATGCTGGCCGGTACCGGACTGACCGAGCCCCTGCTACGCGATCCCGACGCTCAGATCGACGCGCACACCGAGCTCGCGGTGATTCGCAATCTGGTCCGCGAGGCCGACGCGCCCGCGCTGGGCGTCGAGCTGGGCAGGCGGTACCGGATCACCACCTTCGGCATCTTCGGCTTCGCCTGCGTGAGCAGCCCGACCCTCGGCGAGGCGATCTCCTTCGCGCTGCGCTTCCTCGATCTGAGCTTCACCTTCTGCCTGCCGGTCGCGCACTGGGAGGCCGGGGAGTTCGTCGCGCGGGTGCACGACGAGTCGGTGCCCGCCGACGTGCGCCAGTTCCTCGTCGAGCGCGATGTCACGGCCATGTACCAGGTGATGAGCGATCTGCTCGGACGTCCGGTGCCGCTGCTGCGGGCCGAATTCCGTTTCGCCGAACCCGAATACGCCGACCGGATGACCGAGGTGCTCGGCGTCCGCCCCGGCTTCGGCCGCCCGCACAATGTGTTCACCATCGACCCGGAGATGCTGGAACAGCCGCTGCCGCAGGCCAACGAGCACACCTGGGCCATGTGTCTCGCGCAGTGCCGTCAGCTGGTCGACCGCCGCCGGGCCCGCACCGGCATCGCGGCGGAGGTGCGCGAACTGCTGGTGCCCGGCGGCGCCGACGGTTTCGCCGCCCCACCCGGCATCGATCTGGTGGCGCGCGAATTGAACATGAGCACCAGGACTCTGCGCAGGCACCTCGACGCCGTCGGCACCAGCTACCGCGCCCTGCTGGACGAGGTGCGCCGCGCGCTCGCGGAGGAAATGCTCACCGCCACACCGCTTTCGGTGAGCGATGTGGCGATCCGGCTCGGCTATGCCGAGTCCTCGACCTTCATCTACGCCTTCAAGCGCTGGACCGGCGTGACGCCCGCCGCGTACCGGCGCGAGCGGATTTCGCTGCGCTGA
- a CDS encoding flavin-containing monooxygenase → MTTGDRPSVLIIGAGFGGIGMAIELRRNGIRDITILERAADLGGVWRENTYPGAACDVPSPLYSFSFEPKPDWPQRYSGRDAIHDYLRGVARRHDLLDDIVFGAEVTDAEFDERTGRWTVRTADGTARTADVLISAVGQLSRPALPDIPGIDTFAGASFHSAEWDHDVELEGKRVLCVGTGASAIQYIPEIQPKVEHLTLFQRTAAWVIPKFDTDYSPLQHKLFAKLPGALLVERFGWWSTGEFVSLGLVEFPAIARGVAKIAEKHLRKQVPDPELRAKLTPDYPIGCKRGLFSNDYYPALTQPNVTVETTAISEIVPEGVRTADGRLHETDVIIYGTGFKGTEFLWPMQIYGRGGRKLADAWADGAHAYLGIAVPDFPNLFLVYGPNTNLAAGSIIYMIESQARYIRQAVRLLADNPGHCLEVRGELEREFNDALQRRLARTPWNFCTSWYRTASGRITNNWPGTVSSYRRRTRRLNRDDYTLTRAA, encoded by the coding sequence ATGACAACTGGTGACCGGCCATCGGTTCTCATCATCGGCGCGGGTTTCGGCGGCATCGGCATGGCGATCGAGCTGCGGCGCAACGGAATCCGCGACATCACGATCCTGGAGCGGGCCGCCGATCTCGGCGGGGTGTGGCGAGAGAACACCTACCCCGGCGCCGCCTGCGACGTGCCCTCGCCGCTCTACTCCTTCTCCTTCGAACCGAAGCCGGACTGGCCGCAGCGCTACTCCGGCCGCGACGCCATCCACGACTATTTGCGCGGCGTCGCGCGCAGGCACGACCTGCTCGACGACATCGTCTTCGGCGCCGAGGTGACCGACGCCGAATTCGACGAGCGAACCGGCCGGTGGACGGTCCGCACCGCCGACGGCACCGCGCGAACCGCCGACGTGCTGATCTCCGCGGTCGGCCAGCTCTCCCGGCCCGCGCTGCCGGACATTCCCGGCATCGACACCTTCGCGGGCGCCTCCTTCCACTCCGCCGAGTGGGACCACGACGTGGAACTGGAAGGCAAGCGGGTCCTCTGCGTCGGCACCGGCGCGAGCGCCATCCAGTACATCCCCGAGATCCAGCCGAAGGTCGAGCACCTGACGCTGTTCCAGCGCACCGCGGCCTGGGTCATCCCCAAGTTCGACACCGACTACAGCCCGCTCCAGCACAAGCTGTTCGCCAAGCTGCCCGGCGCGCTGCTGGTGGAGCGGTTCGGGTGGTGGTCGACCGGGGAATTCGTATCGCTCGGGCTGGTCGAGTTCCCCGCGATCGCGCGCGGCGTCGCCAAGATCGCCGAAAAACACCTGCGCAAGCAGGTCCCCGATCCGGAGCTACGGGCCAAACTGACCCCCGACTACCCCATCGGCTGCAAGCGCGGGCTGTTCTCCAACGACTACTACCCCGCGCTCACCCAGCCCAATGTCACGGTCGAGACCACCGCGATCAGCGAGATCGTGCCCGAGGGCGTGCGCACCGCCGACGGACGACTGCACGAGACCGACGTGATCATCTACGGCACCGGCTTCAAGGGCACCGAATTCCTCTGGCCGATGCAGATCTACGGCCGCGGCGGTCGCAAACTCGCCGACGCGTGGGCCGACGGCGCGCACGCCTACCTCGGCATCGCCGTGCCCGATTTCCCGAACCTCTTCCTGGTCTACGGTCCGAACACCAACCTCGCCGCCGGCTCGATCATCTACATGATCGAATCCCAGGCCCGCTACATCCGCCAGGCCGTGCGGCTGCTCGCCGACAATCCCGGCCACTGCCTCGAGGTGCGCGGCGAGCTGGAGCGCGAATTCAACGACGCGCTCCAGCGACGGCTGGCCCGCACGCCGTGGAACTTCTGCACCAGTTGGTACCGCACCGCCTCGGGACGCATCACCAACAACTGGCCGGGAACGGTGTCCAGTTACCGCCGCCGCACCCGCAGACTGAACCGCGACGACTACACCCTCACCAGGGCCGCCTGA
- a CDS encoding ABC transporter ATP-binding protein, with protein MSDLPTADGRTGVEERGPLRPIELATGAVLGGVTVGLVTVGSVVPLAAALQIVAAVPMGMLAHRYRPRALVTATASATLVTFVAAGIMPALGVVGSATIGGIIGGVKRRGGGLISVFVLAVLAGALWGAFSIGSLLVAGQTRELLFDTIRNTANGVQRIAARQPALEPLGRAAAEVTDAVLAWWWVYVGGGVLLGVVVSALFSWFVLGSVLDRLAWLPTRDRLDAPVDDRPIAPLPVTLRAAGFRYPGSRTDALRDIDLSVRVGEFVAIVGHNGSGKSTLTRLLAGLPPTSGTVHRPGSAGLGHLGGTALVLQRPESQTLGVLVADDVVWGLPPDLAAEVDTEALLGEVGLAGMGDRETATLSGGQQQRLAVAAALARRPALLIADEATSMIDPEGRRELVALLGELPRRHPMAVVLVTHHEADAAAADRVVHLAGGRTVEHLPFWPQPVRDTRRRPVGETILELRDIRHTYNRGTPWEAPALHGVDLVVRRGEALLVVGGNGSGKSTLAWIIAGLIQPTSGRCDLGGRPVTRQIGRVELAFQHSRLQLQKQTVGAEISDWGGRATGSGAVGRALDAVGLDRALAARSIEELSGGQAKRVVLAAIVASHPQVVVLDEPLAGLDPEGRADIVELLARLRDSGLTLIVISHDVADMAAVCDRTVHLSSGRILETQPVTDAAPAAHRIDPHRDPRSAAPPRPGDTAWRFGHGGVE; from the coding sequence GTGAGTGATCTGCCCACGGCCGACGGCCGGACCGGTGTCGAGGAGCGCGGGCCGCTGCGCCCGATCGAACTGGCCACCGGCGCGGTACTGGGCGGGGTGACGGTCGGGCTGGTCACGGTCGGGTCCGTGGTTCCGCTGGCAGCCGCGCTGCAAATCGTCGCGGCCGTGCCGATGGGCATGCTCGCGCACCGCTACCGGCCACGCGCGTTGGTCACGGCGACCGCCTCGGCCACCCTGGTCACCTTCGTCGCGGCGGGCATCATGCCCGCGCTCGGCGTGGTCGGGTCGGCCACGATCGGCGGCATCATCGGCGGGGTCAAGCGCCGCGGCGGCGGGCTGATCTCCGTCTTCGTGCTCGCGGTGCTGGCCGGCGCGCTGTGGGGCGCGTTCTCCATCGGGTCGCTGCTGGTGGCCGGACAGACCCGCGAGCTGCTGTTCGACACCATCCGCAACACCGCGAACGGCGTGCAACGGATCGCCGCGCGACAGCCCGCGCTGGAGCCGCTCGGGCGGGCCGCGGCGGAAGTCACCGACGCCGTGCTCGCCTGGTGGTGGGTCTATGTCGGCGGCGGCGTCCTGCTCGGCGTGGTGGTGAGCGCGCTGTTCTCCTGGTTCGTGCTGGGCTCGGTGCTGGACCGGCTGGCCTGGCTGCCCACTCGGGACCGTCTCGACGCGCCGGTGGACGATCGACCGATCGCGCCGCTTCCGGTGACGCTGCGCGCGGCGGGCTTCCGCTATCCGGGCTCGCGCACCGACGCGCTGCGCGACATCGACCTGAGCGTGCGGGTCGGCGAGTTCGTCGCGATCGTCGGCCACAACGGCTCCGGCAAGTCCACCCTCACCCGGCTGCTCGCCGGTCTGCCGCCCACCTCGGGCACGGTGCACCGTCCCGGCTCCGCGGGCCTCGGCCACCTGGGCGGGACGGCCCTCGTGCTGCAACGACCCGAGAGCCAGACCCTCGGCGTCCTGGTCGCCGACGACGTGGTCTGGGGACTTCCCCCGGATCTGGCCGCCGAAGTCGACACCGAGGCGCTGCTCGGCGAGGTCGGCCTTGCGGGCATGGGCGATCGCGAGACCGCCACCCTCTCCGGCGGGCAACAGCAGCGCCTCGCCGTGGCGGCGGCGCTGGCCCGCCGTCCCGCGCTGCTCATCGCCGACGAGGCCACCTCGATGATCGATCCCGAGGGCCGCCGCGAACTCGTCGCGCTGCTCGGCGAACTGCCGCGCCGCCATCCGATGGCGGTGGTGCTGGTGACTCACCACGAGGCCGATGCCGCGGCCGCGGACCGCGTGGTGCACCTGGCGGGCGGGCGCACCGTCGAGCACTTGCCCTTCTGGCCGCAGCCGGTGCGCGACACCCGCCGCAGGCCCGTCGGGGAGACGATCCTCGAACTGCGCGACATCCGGCACACCTACAACCGGGGCACGCCGTGGGAGGCGCCCGCCCTGCACGGCGTCGACCTGGTGGTGCGCCGCGGCGAGGCGCTGCTCGTCGTCGGCGGCAACGGGTCCGGCAAATCGACGCTCGCCTGGATCATCGCCGGCCTGATCCAACCGACCTCGGGCCGCTGCGATCTCGGCGGCCGTCCGGTGACGCGCCAGATCGGCCGGGTGGAGCTGGCCTTCCAGCACTCCAGGCTGCAATTGCAGAAGCAGACGGTCGGCGCGGAGATCTCCGACTGGGGTGGGCGGGCCACCGGGTCGGGCGCGGTCGGCCGAGCTCTGGACGCGGTCGGCCTGGACCGCGCGCTGGCCGCCCGCTCCATCGAGGAACTCAGCGGCGGGCAGGCCAAGCGCGTCGTGCTCGCCGCCATCGTGGCGAGCCACCCGCAGGTCGTCGTGCTCGACGAACCGCTGGCCGGACTGGATCCGGAGGGCCGCGCCGACATCGTGGAACTGCTCGCCCGGTTGCGCGACTCCGGGCTGACACTGATCGTCATCTCGCACGACGTGGCGGACATGGCCGCCGTGTGCGATCGCACGGTGCACTTGAGTTCGGGTCGCATCCTGGAGACGCAGCCGGTCACGGACGCCGCGCCCGCGGCGCATCGCATCGATCCGCACCGCGACCCGCGTTCGGCCGCACCGCCGCGGCCGGGTGACACGGCGTGGCGCTTCGGACACGGGGGTGTCGAATGA
- a CDS encoding energy-coupling factor transporter transmembrane component T family protein, with translation MSTVLLRQVPVSSPVHNLWAGTKMIAAFLISLLLMFWPTWPVLGAMVVFLLAIGLLARLPLGTLPRLPWWFWALLGAGALINLPVGGAAVLRYTQVMVFGLILVAASFLIAWTTPMGEIAPALAKLGAPLRKLKVPVDEWAVVVALTLRGLPLLLEEIRVLRAARKLRPKDRLLDRASDSPIIDILTAAMAVATRRATELGEAITARGGTGQLTARPSAPGRRDAVALSLVVLVCAGSVLLDVLI, from the coding sequence ATGAGCACTGTCCTGCTTCGCCAAGTGCCGGTGTCCAGCCCCGTGCACAACCTCTGGGCGGGCACCAAGATGATCGCCGCGTTCCTGATCAGCCTGCTGCTGATGTTCTGGCCGACCTGGCCAGTGCTCGGCGCGATGGTCGTCTTCCTGCTCGCGATCGGTCTGCTCGCCCGGCTGCCGCTCGGCACGCTGCCCAGGCTGCCGTGGTGGTTCTGGGCGCTGCTCGGCGCGGGTGCGCTGATCAACCTTCCGGTGGGCGGCGCCGCGGTCCTGCGCTACACCCAGGTGATGGTCTTCGGCCTGATCCTGGTGGCCGCCTCGTTCTTGATCGCGTGGACGACGCCCATGGGCGAGATCGCCCCCGCGCTGGCCAAATTGGGCGCGCCGCTGCGCAAACTCAAAGTCCCGGTGGACGAGTGGGCCGTCGTGGTGGCACTGACGCTGCGCGGGCTGCCGCTGCTGCTCGAGGAGATCCGGGTGCTGCGCGCGGCCCGCAAGCTGCGGCCCAAGGACCGGCTGCTGGACCGCGCGTCCGACAGCCCGATCATCGACATCCTCACCGCGGCCATGGCCGTCGCCACCCGCCGCGCCACCGAGCTCGGCGAGGCCATCACCGCCCGCGGCGGCACCGGACAGCTCACCGCGCGGCCGAGCGCGCCGGGTCGCCGCGACGCGGTCGCGCTCAGCCTCGTCGTGCTCGTGTGCGCGGGCTCGGTGTTGCTCGACGTGCTCATCTGA
- a CDS encoding ammonium transporter — protein sequence MILRKITAAVVPLVAAVAVGAGTVHAQPAAASVPNIGYEAKLVGDKIITTLTDGSFELTGNSVDINDSAGNAVLTLPLSVRQDGLEFPLPHEIRDGGRVLELTAVKNVAQARPAQAIPVASPVEDQRAMDAFISQFGIATAVGGFIGTALGALIGLTGIVAGPGVIASVIAGAAVGGIIGTIVVGGPTLLVAGIDLISTLAAQPGTTKWAE from the coding sequence ATGATTCTCCGCAAGATCACCGCGGCCGTCGTACCGCTCGTCGCCGCCGTCGCCGTCGGCGCGGGCACTGTGCACGCACAACCGGCCGCCGCCTCCGTCCCGAACATCGGGTACGAGGCGAAGCTGGTCGGCGACAAGATCATCACCACACTCACGGACGGCTCCTTCGAGCTGACCGGCAACTCGGTGGACATCAACGACTCCGCCGGAAACGCGGTCCTCACCCTGCCGCTCTCGGTTCGGCAGGACGGACTGGAATTCCCGCTGCCGCACGAGATCCGCGACGGCGGCCGGGTGCTGGAGCTGACGGCGGTCAAGAACGTCGCGCAGGCGCGTCCGGCGCAGGCGATCCCCGTCGCCTCCCCGGTGGAGGACCAGCGGGCGATGGACGCGTTCATCTCCCAGTTCGGAATCGCCACCGCCGTCGGCGGTTTCATCGGCACCGCGCTCGGCGCTCTCATCGGCCTCACCGGCATCGTCGCCGGTCCCGGCGTGATCGCCAGCGTGATCGCGGGTGCCGCGGTCGGCGGCATCATCGGCACCATCGTGGTGGGCGGTCCGACACTGCTGGTCGCCGGTATCGACCTGATCAGCACCTTGGCCGCCCAGCCGGGCACCACCAAGTGGGCGGAGTAG
- a CDS encoding lipase family protein has product MRTKNGLSVLAFGALLRGFAVAAMVSLSLLAHAAPSAAIPRPDADPFYAAPADLAEYPAGAVTRSRPIAPLGLPLPISAWQVQYRTNDAGGGPIPGMATVLAPILPWWGQGERPLLSYQVPEDSLGSHCAPSYALRGGWELSGVTTYIDTPFIADALRRGWAVVVSDYEGPGSRFLDGVNSGRGVLDGIRAARAFGAGGVGPASPIGAYGYSGGAFATLWAAQLQPDYAPDVRFAGITSGGVPADWPAIARGVDGGVQAGLALLIVLAIARDHPEFGVAELLNERGHAMLAEDGSACGSDLVLKYSGTRVDDFAIEPDLLAHPAFRAATDAQELGASAPRVPAYLYHSTTDDVIPVAGFTALLDRYCALGADITFRHSMLPGHNPTAVVEAFGAMDYLTDRFAGVPVAAGCHAR; this is encoded by the coding sequence ATGAGGACGAAGAACGGCCTGTCGGTTCTGGCTTTCGGTGCGCTTCTGAGGGGGTTCGCGGTCGCCGCGATGGTGTCGCTCAGTCTGCTCGCGCATGCCGCTCCGAGCGCGGCGATACCGCGGCCCGACGCCGATCCGTTCTATGCCGCGCCCGCCGATCTCGCCGAGTACCCCGCGGGCGCCGTCACCCGCTCCCGGCCGATCGCGCCGCTCGGTCTGCCGCTGCCGATTTCGGCCTGGCAGGTGCAGTACCGGACGAACGACGCGGGCGGCGGGCCCATCCCCGGTATGGCCACGGTGCTGGCGCCGATCCTGCCGTGGTGGGGCCAGGGCGAGCGGCCGCTGCTGTCCTATCAGGTGCCCGAGGACAGTCTCGGCAGCCACTGCGCGCCCTCCTACGCGTTGCGCGGCGGATGGGAACTGAGCGGCGTGACCACCTATATCGACACGCCTTTCATCGCGGACGCGCTGCGCCGCGGCTGGGCGGTTGTGGTCAGTGACTACGAGGGACCGGGGTCGCGCTTCCTGGACGGCGTGAATTCCGGGCGCGGTGTGCTCGACGGTATCCGGGCGGCAAGGGCGTTCGGCGCCGGCGGCGTCGGACCCGCGAGTCCGATCGGCGCGTACGGGTACTCGGGTGGCGCCTTCGCCACGCTGTGGGCCGCGCAGCTGCAACCGGACTACGCACCGGACGTCCGGTTCGCCGGCATCACCTCCGGCGGCGTTCCCGCCGACTGGCCCGCCATCGCCCGCGGCGTGGACGGCGGTGTGCAGGCCGGGCTGGCGTTGCTGATCGTGCTCGCGATCGCCCGCGACCACCCGGAGTTCGGCGTCGCGGAGCTGCTCAACGAACGCGGGCACGCGATGCTGGCCGAGGACGGATCGGCCTGCGGGTCGGACCTGGTGCTGAAGTACAGCGGCACGCGCGTCGACGACTTCGCGATCGAGCCGGACCTCCTGGCGCACCCGGCGTTCCGCGCGGCGACGGACGCGCAGGAGCTGGGCGCGAGCGCGCCGCGGGTACCGGCCTACCTCTACCACAGCACCACCGACGACGTGATTCCCGTCGCGGGCTTCACCGCGCTGCTCGACCGCTACTGCGCGCTCGGCGCGGACATCACCTTCAGGCATTCGATGCTGCCCGGCCACAATCCGACAGCGGTGGTCGAGGCGTTCGGGGCGATGGACTATCTCACCGACCGGTTCGCGGGTGTGCCGGTGGCCGCGGGGTGCCACGCTCGTTGA
- a CDS encoding cysteine hydrolase family protein yields the protein MRYGNGLDIPEGLADVCGPDRMAVIVYDMQVGVLSQLPDGPEIIQRVVPVVEAARRGGYPVIFLRHFFLPHRLSGKFALRMAMSWQGVDSVDELKSILQRDTPPFELVPELRPRPDEVVFDKTSMSAFEGTPLASTLRDLGIGAYAIMGVAMEIGIAPTVTHSTDLGFVPVVISDACGGRDQDAIARAYADFEFQGHAIVTDSATIMPLLAGEKD from the coding sequence ATGCGGTACGGCAACGGACTGGACATTCCCGAGGGGCTCGCCGACGTGTGCGGTCCGGACCGGATGGCGGTGATCGTCTACGACATGCAGGTGGGCGTGCTGTCACAGCTGCCGGACGGCCCGGAAATCATCCAGCGGGTGGTGCCCGTGGTGGAAGCGGCGCGGCGTGGCGGTTACCCGGTGATCTTCTTGCGGCACTTCTTCCTCCCGCACCGGCTCAGCGGCAAGTTCGCGCTGCGAATGGCGATGAGCTGGCAGGGGGTCGACTCGGTCGACGAGCTGAAATCCATTCTCCAGCGCGACACCCCGCCCTTCGAGCTGGTGCCGGAGCTGCGGCCGCGGCCCGACGAGGTCGTCTTCGACAAGACCTCGATGTCGGCCTTCGAGGGCACACCGCTGGCGAGCACGCTGCGGGACCTCGGCATCGGGGCGTACGCCATCATGGGCGTCGCGATGGAGATAGGCATCGCGCCGACCGTCACCCACTCCACCGATCTCGGCTTCGTCCCGGTGGTGATCAGCGACGCGTGCGGCGGCCGCGATCAGGACGCGATCGCGCGCGCCTACGCGGATTTCGAGTTCCAGGGGCACGCGATCGTGACGGATTCCGCGACCATCATGCCGCTGCTCGCGGGCGAGAAGGACTGA
- a CDS encoding antitoxin: MDFKNLAAKAMDLAEQNADKVDTVIDKAGDLVDEKTGGKFAGHVDTAQDAAKKAIRKEG; this comes from the coding sequence GTGGACTTCAAGAACCTCGCCGCCAAGGCGATGGACCTGGCCGAGCAGAACGCGGACAAGGTCGACACGGTGATCGACAAGGCGGGCGACCTCGTCGACGAGAAGACCGGGGGCAAGTTCGCGGGCCACGTCGACACGGCCCAGGACGCCGCGAAAAAGGCCATCCGAAAGGAAGGCTGA